One part of the Sphingobacterium sp. LZ7M1 genome encodes these proteins:
- a CDS encoding MBL fold metallo-hydrolase, translated as MKKIFKILMYIILALVLIIAVAVYLLSRSDQMGALASADRLKRMEHTATFKDGVYDNLEKTPAIKEGVSQVAVFKSFFFEKDKRNVPSKPLPVEITDLKNIPLDQNVYVWFGHSSYYMQLDGKRILVDPVLNGNASPIPGSVKAFKMTHKYKAEDFPEIDILILTHDHYDHLDYPSILQLKSKVKDVVTSLGVGAHFEKWGYPTERIHELYWGEKLTLDSLQFTAAPARHFSGRWLKRNTSLWSSFVVESDSLKIFVGGDSGYGKHFKEIGEQYGPFDVAILENGQYNELWKYIHLMPEEAVTAAQDLLAKRIIPVHNSKFPLANHAWDDPMIRISKEAKNKNVPIWTPKMGQLIYLDKDNDTKEWWIGVE; from the coding sequence ATGAAAAAAATATTTAAGATACTTATGTATATCATTCTTGCCTTAGTCTTGATCATCGCTGTGGCAGTATATTTATTGAGCCGGTCGGATCAAATGGGCGCTTTGGCTTCTGCGGATCGATTGAAAAGAATGGAGCATACCGCCACCTTTAAAGATGGGGTATATGACAATCTAGAAAAAACACCAGCAATCAAGGAAGGTGTAAGCCAAGTCGCTGTATTCAAGTCTTTTTTCTTTGAAAAGGATAAAAGGAATGTTCCTTCAAAACCATTACCGGTAGAGATTACTGATTTAAAAAATATTCCCTTGGACCAGAATGTCTACGTGTGGTTTGGTCATTCCTCCTATTACATGCAATTGGATGGAAAAAGAATATTAGTGGATCCCGTATTGAATGGGAATGCTTCACCGATTCCAGGCAGCGTGAAAGCATTCAAAATGACCCATAAATACAAGGCGGAGGATTTTCCTGAAATCGATATCCTTATCCTTACCCATGATCACTACGACCATTTGGATTATCCTTCCATATTGCAATTGAAAAGCAAGGTCAAGGATGTCGTGACAAGTTTAGGTGTTGGAGCCCATTTTGAAAAATGGGGCTATCCTACTGAACGGATCCATGAGTTATATTGGGGTGAAAAGTTAACCCTAGACAGCTTGCAATTCACTGCTGCGCCAGCAAGACACTTTTCAGGCCGTTGGTTAAAGAGAAATACCAGCTTATGGTCTTCTTTTGTCGTTGAATCCGATTCGTTGAAGATATTTGTAGGTGGAGATTCTGGCTATGGCAAACATTTTAAGGAAATTGGTGAGCAATACGGTCCTTTTGATGTTGCTATCCTTGAAAATGGACAATACAATGAATTATGGAAATACATCCACCTGATGCCTGAGGAAGCTGTTACAGCTGCCCAGGATTTACTGGCGAAAAGAATCATTCCTGTTCATAATTCTAAATTCCCACTTGCCAACCATGCTTGGGATGATCCTATGATCCGAATTAGCAAAGAAGCTAAAAATAAAAATGTTCCCATTTGGACTCCAAAAATGGGACAGCTTATTTACTTAGATAAAGATAATGACACCAAAGAATGGTGGATAGGGGTTGAATAA
- a CDS encoding ABC transporter permease, which translates to MRSLLFLLRKEFKQIFRNKALLPLIFVAPIMQLIILPFAADYEVKNINVSIVDHDHSPASQQLIAKMTASGYFRLTAYGQSFKEALKQIESEKADLILEIPTNFEKDLIKEKSAELFIAANAINGVKAGLGSSYLSRIIMDFNEDIRTKWVNQNGVSANSLIDVTSSNWFNPYLIYNKFMVPGILVALVTMVCSYMCALNIVKEKEVGTIEQINVTPIKKYQFILGKLIPFWIIGMFVFTVGLFVVGRFIYGLVPVGNMFWLYGYLSIYLIAILGLGLLISTISETQQQAMSVAFFFIMIFMMMSGLFTSIDSMPQWAYVVTKMIPVTYFIEVVRMIVLKGSDFQDIQHHFLIIIGFAILLNGLAIWNYRKTS; encoded by the coding sequence ATGAGATCATTGTTGTTTTTGTTGAGAAAAGAGTTTAAGCAGATCTTTAGAAATAAAGCATTGCTCCCTTTGATATTTGTTGCACCTATCATGCAATTGATCATTCTACCTTTTGCAGCGGATTACGAGGTGAAAAACATCAATGTTTCTATCGTAGACCATGATCATTCTCCGGCTTCACAGCAATTGATTGCTAAGATGACAGCCTCTGGATATTTTAGGTTGACCGCTTATGGGCAATCCTTTAAAGAAGCGTTGAAGCAGATCGAAAGTGAAAAGGCGGATTTAATACTTGAAATTCCAACAAACTTTGAAAAAGATCTGATAAAAGAGAAGTCTGCAGAGCTGTTTATTGCCGCTAATGCCATCAACGGAGTAAAAGCTGGATTGGGATCAAGCTATCTCAGTAGGATCATAATGGATTTCAATGAAGATATCCGGACTAAATGGGTCAATCAAAATGGAGTTTCTGCCAATTCACTGATAGATGTCACCTCTTCCAATTGGTTCAATCCCTATCTGATTTACAATAAGTTTATGGTACCAGGGATTCTGGTCGCTTTAGTGACCATGGTCTGTTCGTATATGTGCGCCCTGAATATCGTAAAGGAAAAAGAAGTTGGAACCATTGAACAGATCAATGTAACCCCAATCAAGAAATATCAATTCATCCTCGGTAAGCTGATTCCATTTTGGATCATCGGAATGTTTGTCTTTACGGTTGGATTATTTGTGGTCGGCAGATTTATATATGGATTAGTGCCAGTAGGCAATATGTTTTGGTTGTATGGATACCTGTCCATTTACCTTATTGCGATTTTAGGTTTAGGATTGTTGATTTCTACGATCTCCGAAACCCAGCAACAGGCGATGTCGGTCGCATTCTTTTTCATCATGATTTTTATGATGATGAGCGGCCTGTTCACTTCCATTGACAGCATGCCTCAATGGGCTTATGTGGTGACGAAAATGATCCCTGTAACATACTTCATTGAAGTGGTCCGTATGATTGTATTAAAGGGAAGTGACTTTCAGGATATCCAGCATCATTTCTTGATCATTATAGGATTTGCCATTTTGCTGAATGGCCTTGCCATTTGGAACTATAGAAAAACATCATAG
- a CDS encoding HlyD family secretion protein: MKRLKIYLFLSTGILALGSCKNDKDTFDASGSFEAIETIISAEANGTIKEFNLEEGDQLAVGQQIGYIDTVQTYLKKRQLEAQVGAGLSRKPNIPVQLSAIKEQIQHLERERIRTQNLIAGDAATPKQLDDINAQIKLLNRQLEAQQSSLSISNQSIGKEVVPLEVQIYQLEDQLKKSKIVNPVQGTVLTKYAEVNESAGMGKPLYKIADLSSMILRAYITGNQLPNVKLNQKVQVLTDDGNGGYHTSEGIITWINSKAEFTPKTIQTKDERANQVYAIKVKVKNDGRYKIGMYAEIKFI; the protein is encoded by the coding sequence ATGAAAAGACTGAAAATATATTTGTTCCTAAGTACTGGAATACTGGCTTTGGGATCCTGTAAAAATGATAAAGATACCTTCGATGCCTCAGGGAGTTTTGAGGCAATAGAGACCATAATTTCTGCTGAGGCGAATGGAACCATCAAAGAGTTTAATCTAGAAGAAGGGGACCAGTTAGCTGTGGGGCAACAAATTGGCTATATAGATACGGTGCAGACCTATCTAAAAAAGCGCCAATTAGAGGCTCAGGTTGGGGCTGGATTAAGTAGGAAACCGAATATACCTGTCCAGCTATCTGCCATTAAAGAACAAATCCAGCACTTAGAAAGGGAGAGAATTAGGACCCAAAACCTGATCGCTGGTGACGCAGCGACCCCTAAGCAGTTAGATGATATCAATGCGCAGATAAAATTGCTCAATAGACAGTTAGAAGCACAACAATCCAGCCTTTCGATTTCAAATCAAAGTATAGGGAAGGAGGTCGTGCCTTTGGAAGTGCAGATCTATCAATTGGAAGATCAATTAAAGAAATCTAAAATCGTGAATCCTGTCCAAGGGACGGTCTTGACTAAATATGCCGAAGTGAACGAATCTGCAGGCATGGGAAAACCACTCTATAAGATCGCCGACCTGTCCAGCATGATATTGAGGGCATATATTACCGGCAATCAGCTTCCAAATGTCAAGTTGAACCAAAAGGTTCAGGTGTTGACTGATGATGGAAACGGTGGATACCATACTTCTGAGGGGATCATCACTTGGATTAACAGTAAAGCAGAGTTTACTCCGAAGACTATACAGACCAAAGACGAAAGGGCTAATCAAGTCTATGCTATCAAAGTCAAGGTAAAGAATGATGGAAGGTATAAGATTGGCATGTATGCTGAAATAAAGTTTATCTGA
- a CDS encoding TolC family protein, whose protein sequence is MIKVNIFTKVLSFILFMGIGNSFAIAQSEIGKLILEDCYTLARSNYPLIKQQDLISRTNEFSLDNAQKAVMPQLSVAGQATHQSDVTSMPIKLPNMDIPSISKSQYKVYAELTQSLTGLFNLKDQKENLNASSAVENQKVEVEMYKLKERINNLYFAVLLLDRQKEQINLSVQDLQSGIEKMETAVANGVALRSSASNLKAEKLKAEQRITELDFNKKAYLEVLGVMIGQKLGPDTKLQTPAALQWNYEIHRPEQTLFSLQRKSLDVQNKLIDNKSLPQFSLFVQGGVGQPALNMLNPETQGFYIAGLRLAWNLNSFYTQKNEKNIIKNNQRILDVQEETFLFNTKMSLSQQQTELSKFQELLKTDQEIIDLREQVKNSTLNQLNYGTASSNDYLISVNVVEQAKQNLALHEVQLLMAQYNLQTTSGKAEN, encoded by the coding sequence ATGATTAAGGTAAATATCTTTACGAAAGTTTTAAGTTTTATTCTTTTTATGGGAATAGGGAATAGCTTCGCTATTGCCCAAAGTGAGATAGGGAAACTGATTTTGGAGGATTGCTACACTTTAGCTCGCTCCAATTACCCACTAATCAAGCAACAAGATCTCATATCAAGGACGAATGAGTTTTCCTTGGATAATGCTCAAAAGGCTGTCATGCCACAGTTGTCTGTGGCCGGTCAGGCAACACATCAATCTGATGTGACATCGATGCCTATTAAGCTTCCCAATATGGATATCCCAAGCATAAGCAAGAGTCAATATAAGGTTTATGCTGAGCTGACTCAATCCTTGACTGGTCTTTTTAATCTCAAGGACCAAAAGGAAAACCTAAATGCCAGTTCTGCCGTCGAAAACCAAAAAGTTGAGGTGGAAATGTACAAGCTGAAAGAAAGGATCAATAACCTTTATTTTGCCGTATTGCTTTTGGATAGACAAAAAGAACAGATTAATCTGAGTGTCCAAGACCTACAGAGCGGCATTGAAAAAATGGAAACTGCGGTTGCCAATGGTGTTGCGCTTAGGAGTTCTGCTAGTAATCTGAAAGCGGAAAAATTGAAAGCTGAGCAAAGAATTACAGAATTGGATTTCAACAAGAAAGCTTATCTGGAAGTTCTAGGTGTAATGATTGGACAAAAGCTAGGTCCTGACACCAAATTACAGACTCCAGCTGCCTTGCAATGGAATTATGAAATCCATAGGCCGGAACAGACCTTATTTTCTTTACAAAGGAAATCTCTTGATGTTCAGAATAAATTGATTGATAATAAGTCTTTGCCACAATTTAGCCTATTTGTTCAAGGTGGTGTTGGGCAGCCGGCATTGAATATGCTGAATCCCGAAACGCAAGGCTTTTATATTGCCGGATTGCGTTTGGCTTGGAACCTGAACAGTTTCTATACCCAGAAAAATGAAAAGAATATCATAAAGAACAACCAACGGATATTGGATGTGCAAGAGGAAACTTTCCTATTCAATACAAAAATGAGCCTTTCGCAACAGCAAACAGAACTGTCTAAGTTTCAAGAATTGCTGAAAACCGATCAAGAGATAATCGACCTTCGGGAGCAAGTAAAGAATTCTACATTGAACCAGTTGAATTATGGCACTGCCAGCAGCAACGATTACCTTATTTCGGTGAATGTGGTGGAACAGGCAAAACAGAACCTCGCCTTGCATGAAGTTCAACTCTTAATGGCTCAATATAACTTACAAACAACATCTGGAAAAGCAGAAAACTAA
- a CDS encoding ABC transporter ATP-binding protein codes for MVQVVDLVKTYNKGSLTAVDHVDISVKKGELFGLIGPDGAGKTSIFRILTTLLLPTEGTASVAGLDVVKDYKQIRKLVGYMPGKFSLYQDLTIEENLNFFASVFGTTVEENYDLIKDIYVQIEPFKDRRAGKLSGGMKQKLALCCALIHKPEVLFLDEPTTGVDVVSRKEFWDMLARLKDQGITILVSTPYMDEATLCERIALIQNGKILSVESPDEIIKQYPDPLYAIKANNMGKLLVDLRNNPNIKTCNAFGEYHHISFKEDSDHAEEMLLKSLGNQNHLGLDIKIIKPNIEDCFINLMN; via the coding sequence ATGGTGCAAGTAGTTGATCTGGTAAAAACCTACAATAAAGGGTCACTCACCGCTGTGGATCATGTGGATATTTCTGTGAAAAAGGGTGAGCTATTTGGTCTAATTGGTCCGGACGGAGCAGGAAAGACAAGTATTTTCAGGATTTTGACTACTCTTCTGTTGCCTACAGAAGGTACTGCAAGTGTAGCAGGTTTAGATGTTGTCAAAGACTATAAACAGATCAGGAAGCTAGTTGGCTATATGCCCGGTAAATTTTCACTGTACCAAGACCTAACCATTGAGGAGAACCTTAATTTCTTCGCGTCAGTTTTTGGAACTACGGTTGAGGAAAACTATGATCTGATCAAGGATATTTATGTGCAGATCGAACCATTCAAGGATAGACGGGCGGGTAAATTGTCTGGGGGAATGAAACAAAAACTAGCCTTGTGCTGCGCCCTGATCCATAAGCCCGAGGTTTTATTCTTAGATGAACCGACAACAGGAGTTGATGTGGTGTCGAGGAAAGAGTTTTGGGACATGTTGGCTAGGCTAAAGGATCAAGGGATTACGATCTTGGTTTCAACCCCATACATGGACGAGGCTACCCTTTGCGAGCGTATTGCCTTGATACAAAATGGCAAGATTCTAAGCGTTGAGTCTCCAGATGAAATCATAAAGCAGTATCCAGACCCTTTGTATGCCATCAAAGCTAATAATATGGGCAAACTATTGGTTGATCTCAGAAATAATCCCAATATCAAAACCTGCAATGCCTTTGGTGAGTACCATCATATCAGTTTCAAAGAAGATAGCGATCATGCAGAAGAAATGCTGCTGAAATCTCTTGGAAATCAAAACCATCTGGGATTGGATATCAAGATAATCAAACCCAATATTGAGGATTGTTTCATTAACCTAATGAACTAA
- a CDS encoding TetR/AcrR family transcriptional regulator, producing the protein MNKKEEKELDTSTEDKIKEAARIVFHKKGYAATRTRDIADEAGINLSLLNYYFRSKEKLFELIMLETLGEFMKGLVLVLNDHESTLLEKVSAIAEHYIDSIKDKPEIPGFIVSEIRSNVNNILEKIPVREILGESFFVQQLDEEIKNGTLKEVSPIQFIMNVLGMVLFPFIAQPMIMNGTGLNNNEFFALMEERKKLIPIWVQAMFKA; encoded by the coding sequence ATGAATAAGAAGGAAGAGAAGGAATTAGATACATCAACCGAAGACAAAATAAAAGAAGCAGCGCGCATTGTATTTCATAAGAAAGGATATGCAGCGACTAGGACCAGAGATATTGCTGATGAAGCAGGAATCAACCTATCCCTTTTAAATTATTATTTCAGAAGTAAGGAAAAGCTTTTCGAACTCATTATGCTGGAAACACTAGGTGAGTTTATGAAAGGCTTGGTCTTGGTATTAAATGACCATGAGTCTACCTTATTGGAGAAAGTCAGTGCCATTGCTGAGCATTATATCGATTCGATAAAGGATAAACCCGAGATTCCTGGATTTATCGTGAGTGAGATCCGATCCAATGTCAATAATATTCTCGAGAAAATTCCTGTCCGTGAAATCTTAGGAGAATCATTCTTTGTCCAACAATTGGATGAGGAAATAAAGAATGGAACCCTGAAGGAGGTTAGTCCTATTCAATTTATTATGAACGTTTTGGGTATGGTCCTGTTTCCTTTTATTGCTCAACCTATGATCATGAACGGAACGGGGCTCAACAACAATGAATTTTTTGCCTTGATGGAAGAACGTAAGAAGTTGATTCCCATTTGGGTGCAGGCTATGTTTAAAGCATAG
- a CDS encoding arginine decarboxylase, with product MQSYQEFLDLSVGFPQDGFDIIDDELYFHDLNLMEMIETYGTPLRFTYLPIISKKIQQAKILFQTAMLKYNYRGSYKYCYCTKSSHFKHIVEEALKNDIHLETSSAFDMPMIDALERQGKVTKDITVICNGFKTYQYKQYIVDMLHDGYHNIIPVLDNKEEFNMYDDEVELSEPCNLGIRIAAEEQPDSQFYTSRLGIRMEDVIDFYNSKIVDNPHFKVKLLHFFINSGISDTPYYWNELEKYVTLYCKFKKINPDLDTLDIGGGMPFKDSLVHDFDYEYMVNEIVNRIKQICAHHEVVEPDIITEFGKYTVAEASGILYKVLGRKQQNDREKWLMLDGSFITNLPDVWALNQKYILLPINNWDSEYERVNLGGITCDGQDYYNQEAHMNSVFMPKTRKVQYLGFFHTGAYQEVLSGYGGIHHCLLPSPKHVLIRRNRDETFNYEVFGEEQNSKQVMKLLGYQ from the coding sequence ATGCAGAGCTATCAGGAATTTCTTGACTTAAGTGTTGGTTTTCCGCAAGACGGATTCGATATCATCGATGACGAATTGTACTTCCACGATTTGAATTTGATGGAAATGATAGAAACGTACGGTACTCCCCTACGTTTTACCTATTTACCCATTATCAGCAAAAAGATACAACAAGCGAAGATCTTATTTCAAACAGCCATGTTGAAATATAATTATCGCGGATCATATAAATACTGTTATTGTACTAAATCATCGCATTTCAAACACATCGTTGAAGAGGCATTGAAGAATGACATCCATTTGGAGACCTCTTCGGCTTTTGATATGCCAATGATTGATGCGCTGGAGAGACAAGGAAAAGTCACCAAGGACATTACAGTAATTTGTAATGGTTTTAAAACCTACCAGTACAAACAATATATCGTCGATATGTTGCATGATGGATACCACAATATCATTCCAGTTTTGGACAATAAAGAGGAATTCAACATGTATGATGATGAAGTTGAGCTTTCTGAACCTTGCAACTTAGGTATCCGTATTGCAGCGGAAGAACAGCCAGATTCACAATTCTATACTTCCAGATTAGGGATCCGTATGGAAGACGTTATCGACTTCTACAACAGCAAGATCGTAGATAACCCGCACTTTAAAGTAAAGCTATTACACTTCTTTATCAATTCGGGTATTTCTGACACACCATATTACTGGAATGAGTTGGAGAAATATGTGACCCTTTACTGTAAGTTCAAAAAGATCAATCCTGATCTGGATACCTTGGATATTGGTGGAGGTATGCCATTTAAAGACTCATTGGTTCATGATTTCGATTATGAATACATGGTCAATGAAATTGTAAACCGCATCAAGCAGATCTGTGCGCACCATGAGGTGGTAGAACCAGATATCATTACAGAATTTGGTAAATACACCGTTGCGGAGGCTTCAGGTATCCTTTATAAGGTATTGGGCAGAAAACAACAGAATGACCGTGAGAAATGGTTAATGTTGGATGGTTCGTTTATCACCAATCTTCCTGATGTTTGGGCTCTGAACCAGAAGTATATTTTGTTACCGATCAACAATTGGGATTCAGAATATGAGCGTGTTAACCTTGGTGGTATCACCTGTGATGGCCAAGATTACTATAACCAGGAAGCACATATGAACTCGGTATTTATGCCGAAAACAAGAAAAGTACAATACCTTGGATTCTTCCATACGGGAGCTTATCAAGAAGTATTGAGCGGTTACGGAGGTATCCACCACTGTTTACTGCCATCACCAAAGCATGTTTTAATCCGCAGAAATAGAGATGAGACATTTAACTATGAGGTGTTTGGCGAAGAGCAAAACTCAAAACAAGTCATGAAATTATTGGGATACCAATAA
- a CDS encoding ABC transporter permease, with product MKQFMSFVRKEFYHVFRDRKTLLMLFGLPIVQIVLFGFALTNEVKNAKIVICDYSQDIATQEITRKFEANRNFQVTKSLMSYKDIEDSFQKENIKLAVVFPAKFNEDLMHLKKAQIQVISDGSDPNTASTLQNYANAVIMDYQMDLMQGQEMPYSINTELRMLYNPELKGAMNFVPGIMALVLMLICVLMTAVSIVKEKEMGTMEILLVSPFNPFLVIVSKALPYFMLSLINLAVILIMAVTLMGMPIHGSLILLVAESALLIICALSVGLLISNVTNSQQAAMLISMMGMMLPILLFTGFMFPIENMPMPLQLVSNLVPSKWYYIIVKSIMLKGLGIAAIWKETLILIGMTVILLVLSLKNFKTRLE from the coding sequence ATGAAACAGTTTATGTCCTTCGTTCGTAAGGAATTCTACCATGTGTTCAGGGATAGAAAGACTTTACTGATGTTGTTTGGATTACCGATCGTGCAGATCGTATTGTTCGGATTCGCCCTGACCAACGAGGTTAAGAATGCAAAAATCGTAATCTGTGACTATTCCCAAGATATAGCCACTCAGGAAATAACGAGAAAGTTTGAAGCCAATCGGAATTTCCAAGTCACGAAATCTTTGATGAGCTATAAAGATATTGAGGACTCCTTTCAAAAGGAAAATATTAAGCTTGCTGTGGTGTTCCCAGCAAAGTTTAATGAGGATTTAATGCACCTGAAAAAAGCCCAAATCCAGGTGATCTCCGATGGTTCTGACCCGAATACGGCCAGTACCCTTCAGAACTATGCAAATGCTGTCATCATGGATTATCAGATGGATCTGATGCAGGGACAGGAAATGCCTTATTCCATCAACACCGAATTGAGGATGCTCTACAATCCCGAGCTAAAAGGAGCGATGAACTTTGTTCCGGGTATTATGGCATTGGTGCTTATGTTGATCTGTGTGCTGATGACAGCTGTTTCTATCGTGAAGGAAAAAGAAATGGGCACTATGGAGATCTTGCTGGTTTCGCCTTTTAATCCATTTCTGGTAATAGTTTCTAAGGCTCTGCCATATTTTATGTTGTCATTGATCAACTTGGCAGTTATCCTGATCATGGCCGTGACGCTCATGGGCATGCCAATTCATGGAAGTCTTATTTTGTTGGTCGCTGAGAGTGCGCTGTTGATCATCTGTGCCTTGTCAGTAGGGCTTTTGATTTCCAATGTGACGAACTCCCAACAGGCAGCAATGCTGATCTCCATGATGGGGATGATGCTGCCGATCCTGTTGTTTACCGGTTTTATGTTTCCTATCGAAAACATGCCCATGCCATTGCAGCTGGTATCCAATTTGGTTCCATCAAAGTGGTATTATATCATCGTAAAATCCATTATGCTGAAAGGTCTTGGGATTGCTGCCATATGGAAGGAAACCTTGATTTTGATAGGGATGACAGTTATCCTTTTGGTATTAAGTTTGAAAAATTTTAAAACAAGGTTAGAATGA
- a CDS encoding ABC transporter ATP-binding protein, translating to MTDEVVIKTDKLTKKFGDFIATNSISFEVYKGEIFGFLGANGAGKTTAMKMLCGLSKPSSGNANIAGFDIYKQTEEIKKNIGYMSQKFSLYEDLTVNENIDFFGGIYGLNYKQLKDKRTELLRTLGLENEAKKLVASLPLGWKQKLAFSVAVIHDPKIVFLDEPTGGVDPVTRRQFWDLIYAAAARGITIFVTTHYMDEAEYCNRISMMVDGEIKALDSPLNLKRTYKAETMDDVFYELARAAKRKGD from the coding sequence ATGACAGACGAAGTTGTAATAAAGACTGATAAGCTCACTAAGAAATTTGGCGATTTCATTGCGACCAACTCCATCAGTTTTGAGGTCTATAAAGGTGAAATCTTTGGTTTCTTGGGTGCCAACGGTGCAGGCAAAACCACCGCCATGAAAATGCTTTGCGGTCTTTCAAAACCAAGTTCTGGAAATGCCAATATTGCTGGTTTCGATATCTATAAACAGACGGAGGAAATCAAGAAAAATATAGGCTACATGAGCCAGAAGTTTTCGCTCTATGAGGACTTGACGGTTAATGAAAACATTGATTTTTTCGGCGGTATCTATGGCCTCAATTACAAGCAGCTGAAAGATAAACGGACTGAACTGTTAAGGACCTTAGGTCTGGAAAATGAAGCCAAGAAATTGGTAGCCTCCTTGCCCTTAGGATGGAAGCAAAAGTTGGCCTTCTCCGTTGCTGTCATCCACGATCCAAAGATTGTTTTCTTGGATGAACCGACCGGGGGAGTGGATCCCGTTACCCGAAGGCAGTTTTGGGACCTGATATATGCTGCTGCAGCACGTGGGATAACCATTTTTGTCACTACCCACTATATGGACGAAGCGGAATACTGTAACCGGATTTCGATGATGGTGGATGGAGAGATAAAAGCTTTGGATAGCCCGCTAAACCTTAAAAGAACATATAAAGCGGAAACCATGGATGACGTGTTTTATGAACTGGCTCGCGCCGCTAAAAGGAAGGGAGATTAG